The Enterobacter asburiae genomic sequence GCGTTCCAGGAGCAACGTCCTGCAGCGGCTCGCCCAGCGCCGGGTCGTAAATCCACTGGCAGACGCTGCACTGCATGCGCGGGCCGAGATCGGCGCCTGCCGCGGCGGCACAGGCGCAGGCTTCCTGCTGTTCGGTGGGTTTGGCTGCCGCTTCCGGCAGCGGAGCGAGCGCCCACTGACGTGCAATGTCGCGGCCGTGCTGGCGGCAGATTTCGAGCGCGTCGATATCCGGCCGCCATTTCGCCTTCAAGCTCAGGGACATCTCAAAGCCCGCATCCTGCAGCCGAGTAGACAGACGGTCTACCGCGCCGCCGCTCCAGCCGTGGGAGCCAAAGGCGCTGGCACGCTTGTTGCGAAAACGCAGGCCGGTCATCTCTTCTACCAGACCGGCAATTTTCGGCATCATCACGTTGTTCATGGTGGAGGTGCCCACCAGCACGCCCTTAGAGCGGAACACGTTGGTCAAAACCTCATTCTTATCGCTGCGCGCCACGTTGAAGATTTTCACCGCCACGTTTGGGTCCACTTCGTTGATGCCCTGGGCAATGGCGTCCGCCATCATGCGGGTATTGTTGGACATGGTGTCGTAGAAAATAGTGATGCGGTCTTCCTGATAGTCCGCCGCCCACTTCAGGTACAGCTCCACAATCTGGGTTGGGTTCTCACGCCACACTACGCCGTGGGAGGTGGCAATCATGTCCACCGGCAGGTTAAAGCCGAGGATCTCGGTGATTTTTGGCGTCACCAGACGGCTGAACGGGGTCAGGATGTTGGCGTAGTAGCGCTGACACTGCTCGAAGAGTTCGGTCTGGTCCACTTCGTCGTTGAACAGGCGCTCGTCGCAGTAGTGCTGGCCGAAGGCGTCGTTGCTGAACAGCACCGCGTCGCCGGTCATGTAGGTCATCATGCTGTCCGGCCAGTGGAGCATCGGCGTTTCCACGAAGATCAGCTGCTTGCCGTTGCCGATATCCAGCGCGTCGCCGGTTTTCACGGTGTGGAAGTTCCACTCCGGATGGTGGTGATGGCCGTTGATCGAGTCGATGGCGTTGGTGGTGCAGTAGATAGGCGTGTTCGGAATGTAAGACATCAGCTCGGTCAGCGCACCGGCGTGATCTTCTTCCGCGTGGTTGATGACGATGTAGTCGATGGCGTCCAGGTCGATTTCACTGCGCAGGTTCTGCACAAACTCGCGGCTGAACTTGTGATCGACGGTATCGATCAGCACGTTTTTTCCTTCGCGGATGAGATAGCTGTTGTAGCTGCTGCCGCGCAGCGTTTTGTATTCCGTCCCGTGGAAATCGCGCACTTCCCAGTCACGTTGACCCACCCAATGAATGTTATTTTTAACCAGAATAGACATAGCAACCTCTACGTAATACAGCATTTTCAAATAAGATGGTTTGCCTATATCAAGTTGCGTGCCAGTTTTTAATTTATTGATTTTACTTAGTTAATATTTTTGTGATCCGTAATGGGTAGTCATTATGACTATCAAAATTAGTGTCAATATGACAATATGCATTGTCAAAATGACAGCGAGGTCACTATGAGCTTTTCCGTAGACGTGCTGGCGAAGATCGCCATTGAGCTGCAGACCGGTATCGGCCATCAGGACCGCTTTCAGCGGCTGATCTCCACGCTGCGCCACGTGCTTGAGTGCGATGCGTCCGCGCTGCTGCGCTACGAGGGGCGGCAGTTTATTCCACTGGCAATCGACGGGCTGGCGAAGGATGTGCTCGGACGGCGTTTTACCCTTGAGGGCCATCCGCGTCTGGAAACCATCGCCCGCGCGGGTGACGTGGTGCGCTTCCCGGCGGACAGCGACTTGCCCGACCCGTACGACGGGTTGATTCCCGGACAGGAGAGCCTGAAGGTGCACGCCTGTATTGGCCTGCCGCTGTTTGCCGGACAAAACCTGATTGGCGCACTGACCCTCGACGGCCTGTCGCCGGACCAGTTCGACACCTTTAGCGACGAAGAGCTGCGCCTGATTGCCGCCCTGGCCGCCGGGGCGCTAAACAATGCTCTGCTGATTGAACAGCTGGAGAGCCAGAACATTCT encodes the following:
- the norV gene encoding anaerobic nitric oxide reductase flavorubredoxin, whose protein sequence is MSILVKNNIHWVGQRDWEVRDFHGTEYKTLRGSSYNSYLIREGKNVLIDTVDHKFSREFVQNLRSEIDLDAIDYIVINHAEEDHAGALTELMSYIPNTPIYCTTNAIDSINGHHHHPEWNFHTVKTGDALDIGNGKQLIFVETPMLHWPDSMMTYMTGDAVLFSNDAFGQHYCDERLFNDEVDQTELFEQCQRYYANILTPFSRLVTPKITEILGFNLPVDMIATSHGVVWRENPTQIVELYLKWAADYQEDRITIFYDTMSNNTRMMADAIAQGINEVDPNVAVKIFNVARSDKNEVLTNVFRSKGVLVGTSTMNNVMMPKIAGLVEEMTGLRFRNKRASAFGSHGWSGGAVDRLSTRLQDAGFEMSLSLKAKWRPDIDALEICRQHGRDIARQWALAPLPEAAAKPTEQQEACACAAAAGADLGPRMQCSVCQWIYDPALGEPLQDVAPGTPWSDVPDNFLCPECSLGKDVFDELGTEAK